A DNA window from Camelina sativa cultivar DH55 chromosome 17, Cs, whole genome shotgun sequence contains the following coding sequences:
- the LOC104756667 gene encoding auxin efflux carrier component 7 isoform X3, translated as MITWHDLYTVLTAVIPLYVAMILAYGSVRWWKIFSPDQCSGINRFVAIFAVPLLSFHFISSNNPYAMNLRFIAADTLQKLIMLTLLILWANFTRSGSLEWSITIFSLSTLPNTLVMGIPLLIAMYGEYSGSLMVQIVVLQCIIWYTLLLFLFEYRGAKILIMEQFPETGASIVSFKVESDVVSLDGHDFLETDAQIGDDGKLHVTVRKSNASRRSFCGGTNMTPRPSNLTGAEIYSLNTTPRGSNFNHSDFYSMMGFPGGRLSNFGPADMYSVQSSRGPTPRPSNFEESCAMASSPRFGYYPGGAPGSYPAPNPEFTTATKTGSKVQKDNHHVGSNSHDAKELHMFVWGSNGSPVSDRAGIQVDNGANEQTGKSDQGGAKEIRMMISDPPQRGESKEESERVKEVPTGLHKLRCNSTAELNPKETIETGETVPVKHMPPASVMTRLILIMVWRKLIRNPNTYSSLIGLIYALVAFRWDVAMPKIIQQSISILSDAGLGMAMFSLGLFMALQPKLIACGNSTATFAMAVRFFTGPAVMAVAAMAIGLRGDLLRVAIVQAALPQGIVPFVFAKEYNVHPAILSTGVIFGMLIALPITLVYYILLGL; from the exons ATGATCACATGGCACGACCTCTACACCGTCCTCACGGCGGTGATACCACTCTACGTAGCTATGATCCTCGCTTACGGCTCAGTCCGATGGTGGAAGATCTTCTCACCGGACCAATGCTCCGGCATAAACCGCTTCGTCGCAATCTTCGCCGTCCCTCTCCTCTCTTTCCACTTCATCTCCTCTAACAACCCTTACGCCATGAATCTCCGGTTCATCGCCGCCGACACACTCCAGAAACTAATCATGCTCACTCTACTAATCCTCTGGGCTAACTTCACCCGCTCCGGTAGTCTTGAATGGAGCATCACAATCTTCTCGCTCTCCACTCTCCCAAACACTCTCGTCATGGGAATACCTCTCTTGATCGCCATGTACGGCGAGTACTCCGGCTCGCTCATGGTTCAGATCGTTGTTCTTCAGTGTATAATATGGTACacgcttcttctctttctcttcgaGTACAGAGGAGCTAAGATCTTGATCATGGAGCAGTTTCCTGAGACTGGTGCTTCGATCGTTTCGTTCAAAGTTGAGTCCGATGTTGTTTCTTTAGACGGACATGATTTTCTTGAAACCGATGCTCAGATCGGAGACGATGGTAAGCTTCATGTTACGGTGAGGAAATCAAACGCTTCACGGAGATCTTTTTGTGGTGGTACTAATATGACTCCACGTCCTTCGAATCTCACCGGAGCTGAGATTTATAGTCTTAACACAACTCCGAGAGGTTCTAACTTCAACCATTCTGATTTTTACTCTATGATGGGATTTCCCGGTGGCCGGCTTTCGAATTTTGGTCCGGCGGATATGTACTCTGTTCAGTCTTCTAGAGGACCAACTCCTAGACCTTCGAATTTTGAGGAGAGTTGTGCTATGGCTTCATCGCCTAGATTCGGGTATTACCCCGGAGGAGCTCCCGGGTCGTACCCAGCTCCGAATCCGGAGTTTACTACCGCTACTAAAACCGGTAGTAAAGTTCAGAAAGATAATCATCATGTTGGTTCCAATAGTCATGATGCTAAGGAGTTACATATGTTTGTTTGGGGATCTAACGGGTCACCCGTTTCGGACCGAGCGGGTATCCAAGTTGATAATGGAGCTAACGAACAAACCGGAAAATCCGATCAGGGCGGTGCAAAAGAGATTCGAATGATGATCTCTGATCCTCCTCAGAGAGGTGAAAGCAAAG AAGAGTCGGAGAGAGTGAAGGAAGTGCCAACCGGACTACACAAGCTTCGGTGTAACTCAACGGCAGAGCTAAACCCTAAAGAAACTATAGAAACTGGTGAAACTGTACCGGTAAAACATATGCCGCCAGCTAGTGTGATGACTCGGTTGATATTGATTATGGTATGGAGGAAACTCATAAGGAACCCAAACACTTACTCTAGCCTCATTGGTCTCATCTACGCTCTTGTCGCTTTCAG GTGGGATGTGGCAATGCCTAAAATCATTCAACAGTCAATCTCAATTCTCTCAGATGCTGGTCTTGGTATGGCAATGTTCAGTTTGG GGTTGTTCATGGCCTTGCAACCCAAATTAATCGCTTGTGGAAATTCCACGGCAACTTTTGCAATGGCGGTGAGATTCTTCACAGGACCAGCGGTGATGGCCGTAGCAGCAATGGCTATCGGATTACGCGGAGACCTATTGCGTGTGGCCATTGTTCag GCAGCATTGCCTCAAGGGATTGTGCCGTTCGTGTTTGCAAAGGAGTACAATGTTCATCCAGCAATCTTGAGTACAGG GGTTATATTCGGGATGCTTATCGCACTACCGATCACACTTGTTTACTACATTTTACTCGGGCTATAA
- the LOC104756667 gene encoding auxin efflux carrier component 7 isoform X1: MITWHDLYTVLTAVIPLYVAMILAYGSVRWWKIFSPDQCSGINRFVAIFAVPLLSFHFISSNNPYAMNLRFIAADTLQKLIMLTLLILWANFTRSGSLEWSITIFSLSTLPNTLVMGIPLLIAMYGEYSGSLMVQIVVLQCIIWYTLLLFLFEYRGAKILIMEQFPETGASIVSFKVESDVVSLDGHDFLETDAQIGDDGKLHVTVRKSNASRRSFCGGTNMTPRPSNLTGAEIYSLNTTPRGSNFNHSDFYSMMGFPGGRLSNFGPADMYSVQSSRGPTPRPSNFEESCAMASSPRFGYYPGGAPGSYPAPNPEFTTATKTGSKVQKDNHHVGSNSHDAKELHMFVWGSNGSPVSDRAGIQVDNGANEQTGKSDQGGAKEIRMMISDPPQRGESKAGPMNGDFDGAEESERVKEVPTGLHKLRCNSTAELNPKETIETGETVPVKHMPPASVMTRLILIMVWRKLIRNPNTYSSLIGLIYALVAFRWDVAMPKIIQQSISILSDAGLGMAMFSLGLFMALQPKLIACGNSTATFAMAVRFFTGPAVMAVAAMAIGLRGDLLRVAIVQAALPQGIVPFVFAKEYNVHPAILSTGVIFGMLIALPITLVYYILLGL, translated from the exons ATGATCACATGGCACGACCTCTACACCGTCCTCACGGCGGTGATACCACTCTACGTAGCTATGATCCTCGCTTACGGCTCAGTCCGATGGTGGAAGATCTTCTCACCGGACCAATGCTCCGGCATAAACCGCTTCGTCGCAATCTTCGCCGTCCCTCTCCTCTCTTTCCACTTCATCTCCTCTAACAACCCTTACGCCATGAATCTCCGGTTCATCGCCGCCGACACACTCCAGAAACTAATCATGCTCACTCTACTAATCCTCTGGGCTAACTTCACCCGCTCCGGTAGTCTTGAATGGAGCATCACAATCTTCTCGCTCTCCACTCTCCCAAACACTCTCGTCATGGGAATACCTCTCTTGATCGCCATGTACGGCGAGTACTCCGGCTCGCTCATGGTTCAGATCGTTGTTCTTCAGTGTATAATATGGTACacgcttcttctctttctcttcgaGTACAGAGGAGCTAAGATCTTGATCATGGAGCAGTTTCCTGAGACTGGTGCTTCGATCGTTTCGTTCAAAGTTGAGTCCGATGTTGTTTCTTTAGACGGACATGATTTTCTTGAAACCGATGCTCAGATCGGAGACGATGGTAAGCTTCATGTTACGGTGAGGAAATCAAACGCTTCACGGAGATCTTTTTGTGGTGGTACTAATATGACTCCACGTCCTTCGAATCTCACCGGAGCTGAGATTTATAGTCTTAACACAACTCCGAGAGGTTCTAACTTCAACCATTCTGATTTTTACTCTATGATGGGATTTCCCGGTGGCCGGCTTTCGAATTTTGGTCCGGCGGATATGTACTCTGTTCAGTCTTCTAGAGGACCAACTCCTAGACCTTCGAATTTTGAGGAGAGTTGTGCTATGGCTTCATCGCCTAGATTCGGGTATTACCCCGGAGGAGCTCCCGGGTCGTACCCAGCTCCGAATCCGGAGTTTACTACCGCTACTAAAACCGGTAGTAAAGTTCAGAAAGATAATCATCATGTTGGTTCCAATAGTCATGATGCTAAGGAGTTACATATGTTTGTTTGGGGATCTAACGGGTCACCCGTTTCGGACCGAGCGGGTATCCAAGTTGATAATGGAGCTAACGAACAAACCGGAAAATCCGATCAGGGCGGTGCAAAAGAGATTCGAATGATGATCTCTGATCCTCCTCAGAGAGGTGAAAGCAAAG CTGGTCCGATGAACGGAGACTTTGACGGTGCAGAAGAGTCGGAGAGAGTGAAGGAAGTGCCAACCGGACTACACAAGCTTCGGTGTAACTCAACGGCAGAGCTAAACCCTAAAGAAACTATAGAAACTGGTGAAACTGTACCGGTAAAACATATGCCGCCAGCTAGTGTGATGACTCGGTTGATATTGATTATGGTATGGAGGAAACTCATAAGGAACCCAAACACTTACTCTAGCCTCATTGGTCTCATCTACGCTCTTGTCGCTTTCAG GTGGGATGTGGCAATGCCTAAAATCATTCAACAGTCAATCTCAATTCTCTCAGATGCTGGTCTTGGTATGGCAATGTTCAGTTTGG GGTTGTTCATGGCCTTGCAACCCAAATTAATCGCTTGTGGAAATTCCACGGCAACTTTTGCAATGGCGGTGAGATTCTTCACAGGACCAGCGGTGATGGCCGTAGCAGCAATGGCTATCGGATTACGCGGAGACCTATTGCGTGTGGCCATTGTTCag GCAGCATTGCCTCAAGGGATTGTGCCGTTCGTGTTTGCAAAGGAGTACAATGTTCATCCAGCAATCTTGAGTACAGG GGTTATATTCGGGATGCTTATCGCACTACCGATCACACTTGTTTACTACATTTTACTCGGGCTATAA
- the LOC104756667 gene encoding auxin efflux carrier component 7 isoform X2 encodes MITWHDLYTVLTAVIPLYVAMILAYGSVRWWKIFSPDQCSGINRFVAIFAVPLLSFHFISSNNPYAMNLRFIAADTLQKLIMLTLLILWANFTRSGSLEWSITIFSLSTLPNTLVMGIPLLIAMYGEYSGSLMVQIVVLQCIIWYTLLLFLFEYRGAKILIMEQFPETGASIVSFKVESDVVSLDGHDFLETDAQIGDDGKLHVTVRKSNASRRSFCGGTNMTPRPSNLTGAEIYSLNTTPRGSNFNHSDFYSMMGFPGGRLSNFGPADMYSVQSSRGPTPRPSNFEESCAMASSPRFGYYPGGAPGSYPAPNPEFTTATKTGSKVQKDNHHVGSNSHDAKELHMFVWGSNGSPVSDRAGIQVDNGANEQTGKSDQGGAKEIRMMISDPPQRAGPMNGDFDGAEESERVKEVPTGLHKLRCNSTAELNPKETIETGETVPVKHMPPASVMTRLILIMVWRKLIRNPNTYSSLIGLIYALVAFRWDVAMPKIIQQSISILSDAGLGMAMFSLGLFMALQPKLIACGNSTATFAMAVRFFTGPAVMAVAAMAIGLRGDLLRVAIVQAALPQGIVPFVFAKEYNVHPAILSTGVIFGMLIALPITLVYYILLGL; translated from the exons ATGATCACATGGCACGACCTCTACACCGTCCTCACGGCGGTGATACCACTCTACGTAGCTATGATCCTCGCTTACGGCTCAGTCCGATGGTGGAAGATCTTCTCACCGGACCAATGCTCCGGCATAAACCGCTTCGTCGCAATCTTCGCCGTCCCTCTCCTCTCTTTCCACTTCATCTCCTCTAACAACCCTTACGCCATGAATCTCCGGTTCATCGCCGCCGACACACTCCAGAAACTAATCATGCTCACTCTACTAATCCTCTGGGCTAACTTCACCCGCTCCGGTAGTCTTGAATGGAGCATCACAATCTTCTCGCTCTCCACTCTCCCAAACACTCTCGTCATGGGAATACCTCTCTTGATCGCCATGTACGGCGAGTACTCCGGCTCGCTCATGGTTCAGATCGTTGTTCTTCAGTGTATAATATGGTACacgcttcttctctttctcttcgaGTACAGAGGAGCTAAGATCTTGATCATGGAGCAGTTTCCTGAGACTGGTGCTTCGATCGTTTCGTTCAAAGTTGAGTCCGATGTTGTTTCTTTAGACGGACATGATTTTCTTGAAACCGATGCTCAGATCGGAGACGATGGTAAGCTTCATGTTACGGTGAGGAAATCAAACGCTTCACGGAGATCTTTTTGTGGTGGTACTAATATGACTCCACGTCCTTCGAATCTCACCGGAGCTGAGATTTATAGTCTTAACACAACTCCGAGAGGTTCTAACTTCAACCATTCTGATTTTTACTCTATGATGGGATTTCCCGGTGGCCGGCTTTCGAATTTTGGTCCGGCGGATATGTACTCTGTTCAGTCTTCTAGAGGACCAACTCCTAGACCTTCGAATTTTGAGGAGAGTTGTGCTATGGCTTCATCGCCTAGATTCGGGTATTACCCCGGAGGAGCTCCCGGGTCGTACCCAGCTCCGAATCCGGAGTTTACTACCGCTACTAAAACCGGTAGTAAAGTTCAGAAAGATAATCATCATGTTGGTTCCAATAGTCATGATGCTAAGGAGTTACATATGTTTGTTTGGGGATCTAACGGGTCACCCGTTTCGGACCGAGCGGGTATCCAAGTTGATAATGGAGCTAACGAACAAACCGGAAAATCCGATCAGGGCGGTGCAAAAGAGATTCGAATGATGATCTCTGATCCTCCTCAGAGAG CTGGTCCGATGAACGGAGACTTTGACGGTGCAGAAGAGTCGGAGAGAGTGAAGGAAGTGCCAACCGGACTACACAAGCTTCGGTGTAACTCAACGGCAGAGCTAAACCCTAAAGAAACTATAGAAACTGGTGAAACTGTACCGGTAAAACATATGCCGCCAGCTAGTGTGATGACTCGGTTGATATTGATTATGGTATGGAGGAAACTCATAAGGAACCCAAACACTTACTCTAGCCTCATTGGTCTCATCTACGCTCTTGTCGCTTTCAG GTGGGATGTGGCAATGCCTAAAATCATTCAACAGTCAATCTCAATTCTCTCAGATGCTGGTCTTGGTATGGCAATGTTCAGTTTGG GGTTGTTCATGGCCTTGCAACCCAAATTAATCGCTTGTGGAAATTCCACGGCAACTTTTGCAATGGCGGTGAGATTCTTCACAGGACCAGCGGTGATGGCCGTAGCAGCAATGGCTATCGGATTACGCGGAGACCTATTGCGTGTGGCCATTGTTCag GCAGCATTGCCTCAAGGGATTGTGCCGTTCGTGTTTGCAAAGGAGTACAATGTTCATCCAGCAATCTTGAGTACAGG GGTTATATTCGGGATGCTTATCGCACTACCGATCACACTTGTTTACTACATTTTACTCGGGCTATAA